The genomic region GCGCCGGAAGACACGGTGATGAAATGCTGGGAGGGGCTCGGCTACTATTCCCGTGCGCGCAACTTGCACCGTTGCGCCGCCGACGTCGTTCGCGAGCATGGCGGGATGTTCCCGGCGGATGCAGAGAGCCTCGAGTCGCTTCCCGGAATCGGCCGATCGACGGCAGGCGCGATCGCAGCGATCGCCTTCGGAATAGATGCGCCGATCCTCGACGGCAACGTCAAGCGCGTCGTCGCCCGTTTGGCCGCCATCGCGGGCGACGTCTCGAGAAGCGAAGTGCAGGAGCGGATGTGGGCTGTCTCCCGGCAACTTGTGGTTCCCGGGAAGGGGCGAGACATCGCGCTCGCCCTGATGGATCTCGGGGCGCTTGTCTGTACGCCAAGGAAGCCCCGGTGCGGGGAGTGCCCTTTGGCCGGGTGGTGCCGGGCGTGCGCCGAGGGAACCCCGGCAGCTTATCCCGAAAAAGGGAAGCGTAAAGAGCGGCCGTTGCGGGAGGCGGTCGCGGTCGTGATCGAGGATCGCACGGGAAGGTTCCTGATCCGCCGGAGGCCTCGGGCCGGACTTCTCGGGGGATTGTGGGAATTTCCCGGGGTCTTTCTCGAGGGAGGCGAGTCTCAGGAGTCGGCGTTGCTGCGGTGGGGACTGGATGCCGGCATTCCCTGTTTGTTCCCGGAAGCCCGTTTCGCGACGGTCCGCCAGGCATTCACCCATTTCGGCCTGAGGCTCCACGCGTGGCGATGCCGGGCCGCATCCGTCGTTCCCGAAGACGCGGGAATATGGACCGCCCGGGAATATCTTTCGCAACACGCCTTCCCGCGCGCGCATCAGACTATCATCAGCAAGATCTACGAGGAGGCGGGTCCATGAACATGGCCGATCGGTTTCAACCGGGGGGGAAGGGCGTTATCGCCACTGCGTCGCGGGACGGCGTTCCGAACACGGCGATCTACGCGGCTCCCCACGTCATCGATGAATCGACGGTCGCCTGGGGGATGACTTCCGGGCGGACACATGCAAATCTCGTCGAAAACCCGAACGCGGCATACCTCTACATGGCGCCCGGAGACGGCAACCGCGGGCTCCGGATGACGCTGTCGCTGAAGGAAATCCTTGAGAACGACCCGATGCTTCACGCCATCCGCGAGCGGACGCGCGACGCGGTTTCCCACGAGGCGGGCGATTCGATCCGATACGTGGCCTATTTCCACGTGGTCGAGATCCGGCCGCTCGTCTAGCCTTGGCAAAAATACCGGGAGGTCTCGAGATGACGCGGTCAGGCAAGCGGGTGAGCGAATCAACGACCGTCCTGGTCCAGGTGATGAGCCAGATGGACGCCAACCTGGCCGGCAACGTGCACGGCGGCAACATCATGAAGCTCGCCGACACTGCTGCCGGCGTCGCCGCGATGCGCCATGCGGGCGGAAACGTGGTCACCGCCTCGGTCGACCGGTTCGATTTCCACGCGCCCATCTACATCGGCAACATCGTCACGCTCAAGGCTTCGCTCAATCACGCGGGGCGCACCTCGATGGAAGTGGGCGTTCGGGTCGAGGCCGAGGACATGTTCAGCGGTAAAAGGACCCACACCAATTCCTGTTACTTCACGATGGTGGCCCTCGACCCGGTGGGGCAGCCGACCGAGGTCCCGTTCCTGATCCCCGAGACCGAGGACGATCACCGGAGGGCGGATGCGGCCCGGGCCCGGGTCGCCAATCGGAAAAAACAGATCCCTGATCACCCCGGCGAGGCATGAATCGCGGGAAGTCCTCTCCGAGAAAGTGAATATATTAGGGATATTATGGTAAATAAATATCCCTCCCCGGATTATCCATCCTCTTCTAATCCCTAATCAAGTTTGAAAACAATGATTTATGAATGCCTGAAAGTGGGCAAACCTTTTGCATACAGTATACCGTTGCTCGGTTGTACGCCGAGTCCGATGATTTTCCGACGCCTTTCGCATCCGGCGATCAGGCGATCACGCACGGCCCGGCAGGCCGCACCGAAAAGGAGAGCAGGGCATGGCTAACGGAACGGTAAAATGGTTCAACGATGCAAAGGGCTTCGGCTTCATCACGGAAGAGACAGGCGAGGATGTCTTCGTCCATTTCAGCGAGATCCAGGGCGAGGGCTATCGGTCGCTGGCCGAAGGGCAGGCTGTCGAGTTCGAGATCACCAGCGGCCCCAAGGGAAAGAAGGCGGCAAACGTCCGGAAACTTTAGGGCTTCTATACCATAGCCGCTCGAAAGGAAAACCGGCGCCCTTCTGCCACAGGGTGCCGGTTTTTATATTTGCGCTTCCCGAAAGAAAGCCAAAAATCTAGGGGGTCAGTTTCAGTTCGGAAAGAACCGCTCCGATCTGTTCAAGTGTTTCCGCCTCCGTGCCCGAATTGTCGATGACGTGGTCTGATCTTCGCGCCTTCTCGGCCGTATCCATCTGTGCGTCGATCCTTCGACAAGCTTCTTCGGCCGTGATGTCGTCCCGGGCGAGGATGCGTCGCAACTGGGTCTCCCGGTCGCAATAGACGCAGATAACCGCCTCGAAGAGAAACGCTCGCCTGTTTTCATGGAGAAGCGGAATTTCGACGACGGCCGCGGCGTAGCGTTCAGCTTCAAGGGCCGCCAGCGCTGCCTCGATGCCTTCCCTGATCCGGGGATGGGTGATCGCCTCGAGCTCGGCCCGGCGGACCGGGTCCGAAAATACAAGCGTTCCCAGCTTCTTCCGGTCGATCCGCCCGTCGGCCGTCAAAATGCTTTTTCCGAAGGCGGCGACAATCTCCCCATGGCACGCCGTGCCGGGCTCCACGACCTCGCGGGCGATCCTGTCCGCGTCCACGACCGGCAACCCGAACTCGGAAAGGATCCGCGCCACGGTGCTCTTGCCCGTGCCGATGCCGCCTGTCAAGCCGATGATTCGCATCGCGCGAATTATATCATGCGCCCCTCCGGCCCTATTCCTGCCGGTCGTTGACAAACCGAAGGGCCCGATGCTACGGTCGAAAGACCCCCAGGCATCATGCCCGGACAGCCCGAGAGGAGACTCCCCGATGGCGGAAACCACCGTCAAGGGCTTTTTCGATGCGCTCGAAGGAAAGCTGGCCAAGGACCCGTCGCGCCTGGCCGGCATGACTTCCGTCTTCCAGTTTCGGGTCGGTGAGGCGGGCTACCACGTCGACGTGGCCGATGGCAGGCCGACCGTTTCTGAAGGCGTCGCCGCTTCCCCGGATTGCGTGGTCACCGTGTCCGAGGCCGACTTCCTCGACCTCCTTTCGGGGAAGCTCAACGGCCAGCTTGCCTTCATGATGGGCAAGCTCAAGGTCGCGGGTGATATGGGTCTGGCGCTCAAGTTCGCGTCGTTCCTGAAATAGCAGGTCGTCGGGGGCGTGGATGCGGCCCGGAAGGATGAGATCGCCGAGGCGGCATCCCGCATCCGCGCGGCGGGAAGCACTGTCGCAGCGTTGACCGGCGCGGGCATTTCCGTCGAAAGCGGCATCCCGGCGTTCCGGGGGACCCAGGGGCTATGGGATCGATTCGATCCGATGGAATACGCCACGATCGAGGCCTTTTCCGCCGATCCCGGAAAAGCATGGAGGATGTTCGCCGAGCTGCTGTCCCTCCTCCTGTCTGCGGAACCCAACAGCGCCCACCGGGGACTTTCCGTGCTCGAGCAGACCGGGCGGCTCAAGTCGGTGATCACGCAGAATGTCGACGGACTGCACCAGGCGGCCGGTTCGAGAGAAGTGATCGAGTATCATGGCAGCGTTCGCGAGCTCGTCTGCCTCTCGTGCTGGAACCGGTATCCGCTCGGACGCTGGAAGCCCGGGGATCCGCCCCCACGCTGCAGTTGCGGGACGATCCTCAAGCCCGACATCGTCTTGTTCGGCGAACCGATTCCATGGGGTGCCCAGGCGGCGGCGGAAGCCGAGGCCAAGGTGTGCGGCGCGCTGCTGGTGATCGGCACGTCGGCCCAAGTCTACCCGGCGTGCGAATTGCCGGAGATCGCCCGGGAACACGGGGCGGTTGTCATCGAGATCAACACAGAGGAAACGCCGCTGACCCGTTCCATCACCGATCTGTTCCTGAAAGGCAAGGCGACCGAAGTCGTCCCCCTGCTCGTGGGCGCCCTCCGATGATCGAACGCCGGAAGACGCGCACGATCCGGGTGGGCGAGGTTTCGGTCGGAGGCAAGTCGCCCGTCACCGTCCAGAGCATGACCAATACCGACACGCGCGACGTTCGCGCCACTGTCGCGCAGATCCGGTCGCTCGCCCGCGAGGGGTGCGAGATCGTCCGGGTGGCGATCCCTGATGCGGCCGCGGCGGACGCCTTTCGGAAGATTCGGCAGAAGTCGCCGC from Candidatus Deferrimicrobiaceae bacterium harbors:
- the coaE gene encoding dephospho-CoA kinase (Dephospho-CoA kinase (CoaE) performs the final step in coenzyme A biosynthesis.) is translated as MRIIGLTGGIGTGKSTVARILSEFGLPVVDADRIAREVVEPGTACHGEIVAAFGKSILTADGRIDRKKLGTLVFSDPVRRAELEAITHPRIREGIEAALAALEAERYAAAVVEIPLLHENRRAFLFEAVICVYCDRETQLRRILARDDITAEEACRRIDAQMDTAEKARRSDHVIDNSGTEAETLEQIGAVLSELKLTP
- a CDS encoding pyridoxamine 5'-phosphate oxidase family protein → MNMADRFQPGGKGVIATASRDGVPNTAIYAAPHVIDESTVAWGMTSGRTHANLVENPNAAYLYMAPGDGNRGLRMTLSLKEILENDPMLHAIRERTRDAVSHEAGDSIRYVAYFHVVEIRPLV
- a CDS encoding cold-shock protein, with product MANGTVKWFNDAKGFGFITEETGEDVFVHFSEIQGEGYRSLAEGQAVEFEITSGPKGKKAANVRKL
- a CDS encoding acyl-CoA thioesterase, with product MTRSGKRVSESTTVLVQVMSQMDANLAGNVHGGNIMKLADTAAGVAAMRHAGGNVVTASVDRFDFHAPIYIGNIVTLKASLNHAGRTSMEVGVRVEAEDMFSGKRTHTNSCYFTMVALDPVGQPTEVPFLIPETEDDHRRADAARARVANRKKQIPDHPGEA
- the mutY gene encoding A/G-specific adenine glycosylase yields the protein MVQKPSRPADSDQVPFPAVSVALLRWFSKNARRMDWRETSDPYRIWLSEIMLQQTQVSTVLPYYRRFLESFPDVGSLADAPEDTVMKCWEGLGYYSRARNLHRCAADVVREHGGMFPADAESLESLPGIGRSTAGAIAAIAFGIDAPILDGNVKRVVARLAAIAGDVSRSEVQERMWAVSRQLVVPGKGRDIALALMDLGALVCTPRKPRCGECPLAGWCRACAEGTPAAYPEKGKRKERPLREAVAVVIEDRTGRFLIRRRPRAGLLGGLWEFPGVFLEGGESQESALLRWGLDAGIPCLFPEARFATVRQAFTHFGLRLHAWRCRAASVVPEDAGIWTAREYLSQHAFPRAHQTIISKIYEEAGP
- a CDS encoding NAD-dependent deacylase: MDAARKDEIAEAASRIRAAGSTVAALTGAGISVESGIPAFRGTQGLWDRFDPMEYATIEAFSADPGKAWRMFAELLSLLLSAEPNSAHRGLSVLEQTGRLKSVITQNVDGLHQAAGSREVIEYHGSVRELVCLSCWNRYPLGRWKPGDPPPRCSCGTILKPDIVLFGEPIPWGAQAAAEAEAKVCGALLVIGTSAQVYPACELPEIAREHGAVVIEINTEETPLTRSITDLFLKGKATEVVPLLVGALR
- a CDS encoding SCP2 sterol-binding domain-containing protein; this encodes MAETTVKGFFDALEGKLAKDPSRLAGMTSVFQFRVGEAGYHVDVADGRPTVSEGVAASPDCVVTVSEADFLDLLSGKLNGQLAFMMGKLKVAGDMGLALKFASFLK